The following proteins come from a genomic window of Corynebacterium falsenii:
- a CDS encoding polyribonucleotide nucleotidyltransferase: protein MSQKNSKITAELIDPDAGVWEAAATIDNGDFGTRTIRFETGLLARQADGAVTAYLDEDTMLLSTTTASRNPREGIDFFPLTVDVEERMYAAGRIPGSFFRREGRPGTDAILAARLIDRPLRPTFVKGLRNEVQVIVTVMSADPQDMYDVVAINAASASTQLSGLPVSGPVGGVRMALVADDKHKKGQWVAFPTREQQEQSVFELVVAGRVTDENDASSAKHSRGRGRGRGKASQQPNVAVMMVEAGATENVVERIAEGAPAPTEAVVAEGIEAAKPFIATLCEAQKALTDAVDAEARSFDLYPPFGEDVLSAVESETEDTLADIMSIADKQERDEALANNMQETVDNLLDEFPEREAEIRAAHNDVTRNLVRKRILEDGFRIDGRDHTTIRDLGIVVQMVPRAHGSALFERGETQILGVTTLDTLKMEQQLDSLGPETSKRYIHHYNFPPYSTGETGRVGSPKRREIGHGALAERALTPVIPSREDFPYTIRQVSEALGSNGSTSMGSVCASTLSLYNAGVPLKAPVAGIAMGLVTGKVGNKDKYVTLTDILGAEDAFGDMDFKVAGTEDFVTALQLDTKLDGIPSDVLSEALGQARTARLEILSLMADAIDSPDDMSEFAPRITTVTIPQAKIGEVIGPKGKTINQITEETGANISIEDDGTVFISAVGGPAADAAIEKINAIANPQMPKVGDRFLGTVVKTTAFGAFVSLVPGKDGLIHISNLGGDRRIERVEDEVSVGDKIQVEIADIDNRGKISLVLVDED from the coding sequence ATGAGTCAGAAAAACTCGAAGATCACCGCTGAACTTATTGATCCCGACGCTGGAGTGTGGGAAGCAGCCGCCACCATCGACAATGGCGACTTCGGTACCCGCACCATCCGCTTCGAAACCGGCCTGCTGGCCCGTCAGGCTGACGGCGCAGTGACTGCCTACCTGGACGAGGACACCATGCTCCTGTCCACCACCACCGCCTCCCGCAACCCGCGTGAGGGCATCGACTTCTTCCCGCTGACCGTGGACGTGGAAGAACGCATGTACGCAGCTGGTCGCATCCCCGGCAGTTTCTTCCGCCGCGAAGGCCGCCCGGGCACGGACGCCATCCTGGCCGCCCGCCTCATCGACCGTCCGCTGCGCCCCACCTTCGTGAAGGGCCTGCGCAACGAGGTTCAGGTCATCGTGACCGTCATGTCCGCCGACCCGCAGGATATGTATGACGTAGTTGCGATCAACGCTGCATCCGCCTCCACCCAGCTCTCCGGCCTTCCTGTCTCCGGTCCTGTCGGTGGCGTTCGCATGGCGCTGGTTGCTGACGACAAGCACAAGAAGGGCCAGTGGGTTGCCTTCCCGACCCGCGAGCAGCAGGAGCAGTCCGTCTTCGAGCTCGTGGTGGCAGGCCGCGTGACCGATGAAAACGACGCCTCCTCCGCCAAGCACTCCCGCGGTCGCGGACGTGGCCGCGGCAAGGCTTCCCAGCAGCCCAACGTGGCCGTCATGATGGTAGAAGCTGGCGCAACGGAAAACGTTGTAGAGCGCATCGCCGAGGGCGCGCCGGCTCCCACCGAAGCCGTGGTGGCCGAGGGCATCGAAGCAGCCAAGCCGTTCATCGCCACCTTGTGCGAGGCTCAGAAGGCACTGACCGACGCCGTAGACGCCGAGGCCCGCAGCTTCGACCTCTACCCGCCCTTCGGCGAAGACGTACTGTCCGCCGTTGAGTCCGAGACCGAGGACACGCTGGCCGACATCATGTCCATCGCCGACAAGCAAGAGCGTGACGAAGCACTGGCGAACAACATGCAGGAAACCGTGGACAACCTGCTTGACGAGTTCCCCGAGCGTGAAGCGGAAATCCGTGCTGCCCACAATGACGTGACCCGCAACCTGGTTCGCAAGCGCATCCTCGAAGATGGCTTCCGCATCGACGGCCGCGATCACACCACCATTCGCGACCTCGGCATCGTGGTGCAGATGGTTCCGCGTGCCCACGGCTCCGCACTGTTCGAGCGCGGCGAGACCCAGATCCTGGGCGTGACCACGCTGGACACCCTGAAGATGGAGCAGCAGCTCGATTCCCTGGGTCCGGAGACCTCCAAGCGCTACATCCACCACTACAACTTCCCGCCGTACTCAACCGGAGAGACCGGTCGTGTGGGCTCCCCGAAGCGCCGCGAGATCGGCCACGGTGCTCTTGCCGAGCGTGCCCTGACCCCGGTCATTCCCTCCCGCGAGGACTTCCCGTACACCATCCGCCAGGTCTCCGAGGCGCTGGGATCTAACGGCTCCACCTCGATGGGGTCCGTGTGCGCCTCCACGCTGAGCCTGTACAACGCCGGTGTGCCACTCAAGGCACCTGTCGCCGGCATCGCCATGGGTCTGGTGACCGGCAAGGTCGGTAACAAGGACAAGTACGTCACCTTGACCGATATCCTCGGCGCCGAGGATGCCTTCGGTGACATGGACTTCAAGGTTGCCGGTACCGAGGACTTCGTGACCGCACTGCAGCTGGATACCAAGCTCGACGGCATCCCCTCCGACGTGCTCAGCGAGGCCCTCGGCCAGGCTCGCACCGCTCGCCTGGAGATCCTGTCCCTCATGGCAGATGCCATCGACTCTCCGGACGACATGAGCGAGTTCGCACCGCGCATCACCACCGTGACCATTCCCCAGGCCAAGATCGGTGAGGTTATCGGGCCCAAGGGCAAGACCATCAACCAGATCACGGAGGAGACCGGCGCCAACATCTCCATCGAGGATGACGGCACCGTGTTCATCTCCGCTGTGGGTGGCCCCGCCGCAGATGCAGCGATTGAGAAGATCAACGCCATCGCCAACCCACAGATGCCCAAGGTTGGCGACCGCTTCCTGGGCACCGTGGTGAAGACCACCGCCTTCGGTGCCTTCGTATCGCTGGTTCCGGGCAAGGACGGCCTGATTCACATCTCGAACCTCGGCGGCGACCGCCGCATCGAGCGCGTTGAGGACGAGGTCTCCGTGGGAGACAAGATCCAGGTTGAGATCGCAGATATCGACAACCGCGGAAAGATCTCCCTGGTTCTCGTCGACGAGGACTAG